One Gloeobacter morelensis MG652769 DNA window includes the following coding sequences:
- a CDS encoding NAD(+) kinase produces the protein MMALPKAGIIFNDIKPAAARAAAELTEKFQDAGYRVYQTTGWGGILGFPRPDSPVCHTPIDRLAAEGFDEAMPFAIVLGGDGTVLAAARQVAPFDIPLLTINTGHMGFLTEGYLNQIHPAIDTLLAGQYALEDRSMIEVRVFRDERLIWEALALNEAVLHKEPLSGICHFEVAIGRHNIVDIAADGVIVATPTGSTAYALAAGGPVITPDVQVLQLIPICPHSLAARGLVFADTESLVVHPPTNHQHLILSLDGNSGCYIWPGDQVRIRRARYRTRLIRLQPPEFFALLREKLGWGLPHIAKPLSVELP, from the coding sequence ATGATGGCCCTCCCCAAAGCCGGGATCATCTTCAACGACATCAAACCGGCCGCCGCCCGAGCGGCGGCCGAGTTGACCGAAAAATTCCAGGACGCGGGCTACCGCGTCTATCAGACCACCGGCTGGGGAGGCATCCTGGGTTTCCCGCGCCCGGACAGCCCTGTCTGCCATACCCCCATCGACCGGCTCGCGGCCGAGGGTTTCGACGAGGCGATGCCCTTCGCCATCGTGCTGGGGGGCGACGGCACGGTGCTGGCCGCCGCCCGCCAGGTAGCCCCCTTCGACATTCCCTTGCTGACCATCAATACGGGTCACATGGGCTTTCTCACCGAGGGTTACCTCAATCAAATCCACCCGGCCATCGATACGCTGCTTGCCGGCCAGTACGCCCTCGAAGACCGTTCGATGATCGAGGTGCGCGTCTTTCGCGACGAGCGGCTCATCTGGGAGGCGCTTGCCCTCAACGAGGCGGTGCTGCACAAAGAACCGCTCTCGGGAATTTGCCACTTCGAGGTGGCCATCGGCCGCCACAACATCGTCGATATTGCCGCCGACGGGGTGATCGTCGCCACCCCCACCGGTTCGACCGCCTACGCCCTCGCCGCCGGGGGGCCGGTGATCACCCCGGATGTGCAGGTACTGCAGCTCATCCCCATCTGTCCCCACTCGCTCGCGGCGCGGGGGCTGGTCTTTGCCGACACCGAATCGCTGGTGGTCCATCCTCCCACCAACCACCAGCACCTGATTCTTTCGCTCGACGGCAACTCCGGCTGTTACATCTGGCCGGGCGATCAGGTACGCATCCGCCGCGCCCGCTACCGCACCCGGCTGATTCGTCTGCAGCCGCCCGAATTTTTCGCGCTGCTGCGCGAGAAACTCGGCTGGGGCCTGCCGCACATCGCCAAACCCCTCTCAGTCGAACTGCCTTGA
- the lipA gene encoding lipoyl synthase gives MSHQTASSRLPEWVRRTIGTASQVSTVEKIVKQRSLHTICEEGRCPNRAECYAQKTATFLLMGPVCTRACGFCQVAGGKALPLDPQEPEKVAESVVLLALKYVVLTSVARDDLPDQGAGWFVRTMESIRARNPETEIEVLTPDFRGEEACIAAVVAARPVCFNHNIETVRRLQSYARRAATYARSLAVLAAVKRLDAKIFTKSGLMLGHGETREEVIETLLDLRKVGCDRVTLGQYLQPSKDHLPVHKYWTPAEFAELGAVARDLGFAHVRSGPLVRSSYHAGEPE, from the coding sequence ATGTCCCACCAGACCGCTAGCTCCCGCCTGCCCGAGTGGGTGCGCCGCACCATCGGCACCGCCTCGCAAGTCTCGACGGTCGAGAAGATCGTCAAGCAGCGCTCGCTGCACACCATCTGCGAGGAGGGGCGCTGCCCGAACCGGGCGGAGTGCTACGCCCAGAAGACCGCGACGTTTTTGTTGATGGGACCGGTGTGCACCCGCGCCTGCGGCTTCTGCCAGGTTGCCGGTGGCAAGGCTCTTCCCCTCGACCCGCAGGAGCCTGAAAAAGTCGCCGAGTCGGTGGTGCTGTTAGCACTCAAGTACGTGGTGCTCACTTCGGTGGCCCGCGACGATCTGCCGGATCAGGGTGCGGGCTGGTTTGTGCGCACGATGGAATCGATCCGCGCGCGCAACCCCGAGACTGAGATCGAAGTACTCACCCCGGATTTTCGCGGCGAAGAGGCGTGTATCGCCGCCGTGGTCGCCGCGCGGCCCGTCTGCTTTAATCACAACATCGAGACGGTGCGGCGCCTGCAAAGCTACGCCCGCCGCGCCGCTACCTACGCGCGCAGTCTGGCGGTCCTTGCCGCCGTCAAGCGTCTGGATGCCAAAATTTTCACCAAGTCGGGGCTGATGCTGGGCCACGGCGAGACGCGCGAAGAAGTGATCGAGACATTGCTCGATCTGCGCAAGGTGGGTTGCGACCGGGTCACCCTCGGCCAGTACCTGCAGCCTTCTAAAGACCACCTGCCGGTGCACAAGTACTGGACCCCGGCCGAATTTGCCGAACTGGGCGCCGTCGCCCGCGATTTGGGCTTTGCCCACGTGCGCTCCGGACCGCTGGTGCGCAGTTCCTACCACGCCGGCGAGCCTGAATAG
- the gcvT gene encoding glycine cleavage system aminomethyltransferase GcvT — translation MVARSLGLMSDLKRTPLYAQHLQLGARLVPFGGWEMPLQYSTLTGEHRAVRTGAGLFDISHMGKYTLSGPDVLAQIQRLVPSDLARLQPGQAQYTVLLNEQAGIIDDVIFYCRSPEHWVVIVNGATNDKDRRWLAEHLQGVHFDDLTGTHTLLALQGPAAAKALQPLVDFDLARLGRFEHAQISLAGQPAFLARTGYTGEDGFEIMSPQPAGIALWQSLTAAGVPPCGLGARDTLRLEAAMHLYGQDMDESTTPLEASLGWVVDWDKPDYLGREILLAQKAHGTERRLVGLTVEGRQIARHGYGLFDGERQVGVVTSGTLTPTVGRPIALGYVSTPLARIGSTLEVDIRGRRAPATVVRRPFYRRAL, via the coding sequence ATGGTGGCCCGTAGCCTGGGTTTGATGAGCGACCTCAAGCGCACCCCTCTTTACGCGCAGCACCTGCAGCTTGGTGCGCGCCTCGTTCCTTTTGGCGGCTGGGAGATGCCCCTGCAGTACAGCACCCTCACCGGCGAACACCGGGCCGTGCGCACCGGCGCGGGTCTTTTTGACATCTCCCACATGGGCAAGTACACCCTCTCGGGGCCGGACGTGCTGGCCCAGATCCAGCGGCTGGTGCCCTCGGATCTGGCTCGATTGCAACCCGGCCAGGCCCAGTACACCGTCCTGCTCAATGAGCAAGCCGGGATCATCGACGATGTCATCTTTTACTGCCGCAGCCCAGAGCATTGGGTGGTGATCGTCAACGGCGCCACCAACGACAAAGACCGCCGCTGGCTCGCAGAACACCTGCAGGGCGTTCACTTCGACGACCTGACCGGCACCCACACGCTGCTGGCGCTGCAGGGACCGGCGGCGGCCAAGGCGCTGCAGCCGCTGGTGGACTTCGACCTTGCCCGGCTGGGCCGCTTTGAGCATGCCCAGATCTCGCTGGCGGGCCAACCGGCTTTTCTGGCCAGGACCGGCTATACCGGTGAGGACGGCTTTGAGATTATGAGCCCCCAGCCCGCAGGCATCGCGCTGTGGCAATCGCTCACAGCAGCTGGCGTACCGCCCTGCGGCCTCGGTGCCCGCGATACCCTGCGCCTCGAGGCGGCGATGCACCTGTACGGTCAGGACATGGATGAATCGACCACGCCGCTCGAAGCGTCTCTGGGCTGGGTGGTCGATTGGGACAAGCCCGATTACCTCGGCCGGGAGATTTTGCTGGCCCAAAAGGCCCACGGCACCGAGCGGCGGCTGGTCGGGCTCACCGTCGAAGGTCGGCAGATTGCCCGCCACGGCTACGGTCTTTTTGACGGCGAGCGGCAGGTAGGAGTCGTCACTAGCGGCACCCTCACCCCGACGGTGGGGCGGCCCATTGCGCTTGGCTACGTGAGCACACCGCTGGCCCGCATCGGTTCGACGCTCGAAGTCGACATTCGTGGTCGCCGGGCTCCAGCCACCGTCGTCAGGCGCCCCTTCTACCGCCGCGCGCTGTAA